The following coding sequences are from one Candidatus Hydrogenedentota bacterium window:
- a CDS encoding nuclease yields KQAYGTRAKQFTSDACFQKVVLIRIRDIDRYQRLVAEVVLPDGRQLNRELLRAGLAWWYEQYARNEEEFKSLQAQAQAQKLGLWKDKNPVAPWDFRRLPKKTNAAPNKIEPPPPSPLDGTTTVYVTKTGTRYHRKDCKTLKGGSTAVSLKEAKSRGLSPCQRCKP; encoded by the coding sequence AAACAGGCATATGGTACGCGCGCCAAACAATTTACCAGTGACGCCTGTTTTCAAAAGGTGGTGCTCATACGGATCAGAGATATTGATCGCTATCAACGGCTTGTGGCAGAAGTCGTCCTGCCGGACGGTCGGCAATTAAATCGGGAATTACTTCGTGCCGGTCTGGCATGGTGGTATGAACAATACGCTCGGAACGAAGAAGAATTTAAGAGCTTGCAGGCACAGGCACAAGCGCAAAAGCTAGGCCTATGGAAAGACAAGAACCCTGTTGCGCCTTGGGATTTTCGGAGATTACCCAAAAAAACCAATGCTGCGCCGAATAAAATTGAGCCGCCGCCCCCTTCACCTCTGGACGGGACGACAACCGTTTATGTTACGAAAACAGGCACACGCTATCACCGAAAAGACTGTAAGACGCTGAAAGGCGGCAGTACAGCGGTAAGCTTGAAAGAGGCCAAAAGCCGAGGGCTGAGCCCTTGTCAACGATGTAAACCCTAA